From the Bacillus tuaregi genome, one window contains:
- a CDS encoding pirin family protein has product MVNQNILHVQNLGFQWQAESPFLVTMHHRDAYPPGNEEQGPNVSLAGRKLGEDFSGKDGFSMYHGKTVPGFPYHPHRGFETVTVVLEGYVDHFDSTGASGRYGNGDVQWMTAGKGCLHTEMFPLVHQNQDNPLELFQIWLNLPARSKFADPEYKMLWAEDIPEFESVSENGQKSTVRLIAGNLFSKKSLAPSHASWAKDENNHVGIYLIKMEPKASITLQAVSATLNRNVYFYRGNEIKIDDAVIPSMNRIKLAGDRETTITNGNEESYLLVLEGEPIQEPVAQYGPFVMNSQAEIREAFRDYQQTQFGGWPWGSAEPVNERHAGRFARYADGTVEKR; this is encoded by the coding sequence ATGGTTAATCAAAATATTTTACATGTGCAAAATTTAGGCTTTCAATGGCAGGCTGAAAGTCCCTTTCTTGTCACGATGCACCATAGGGATGCCTATCCCCCAGGAAATGAGGAGCAGGGACCGAATGTGTCATTAGCAGGAAGAAAGCTTGGGGAGGATTTTAGCGGAAAAGACGGCTTTAGTATGTATCATGGAAAAACAGTACCTGGATTCCCATATCATCCTCATCGAGGCTTTGAAACGGTAACCGTTGTATTGGAGGGCTATGTCGATCATTTTGATTCGACAGGTGCATCCGGCCGTTATGGCAATGGCGATGTTCAATGGATGACGGCAGGGAAGGGCTGTCTGCATACAGAGATGTTCCCACTCGTCCATCAGAATCAGGATAACCCGCTTGAGCTGTTTCAAATTTGGCTCAATCTTCCGGCTAGAAGTAAATTTGCCGATCCGGAATATAAAATGCTGTGGGCGGAAGATATCCCTGAATTTGAATCTGTTTCAGAGAATGGTCAAAAATCAACCGTCAGGCTGATTGCCGGAAATTTATTCAGTAAAAAAAGCTTAGCTCCAAGCCATGCTTCATGGGCAAAGGATGAAAACAACCATGTTGGAATCTATCTGATTAAAATGGAGCCGAAAGCCTCGATTACGTTACAAGCTGTTTCGGCGACCTTGAACCGAAATGTTTATTTTTATAGAGGCAATGAAATCAAGATAGACGATGCTGTTATTCCTAGTATGAATCGTATCAAGCTTGCTGGTGACCGGGAAACGACTATTACTAATGGGAATGAAGAAAGTTATCTATTGGTTCTAGAAGGGGAACCGATTCAAGAGCCCGTTGCACAATATGGCCCATTTGTAATGAATTCACAAGCAGAGATTCGCGAGGCCTTCCGAGATTATCAACAGACGCAATTCGGGGGCTGGCCATGGGGGAGCGCGGAGCCTGTGAATGAAAGACACGCAGGAAGATTTGCCCGTTATGCTGATGGGACCGTTGAAAAAAGATAG
- a CDS encoding pentapeptide repeat-containing protein: protein MKKCTANDLKAFFTESEGRSRLDLSNIQVEKVNMTGWSLEKVDFSYSIFEHCSFNDVTLEQSSIENALFVECKFHRTNFKKANMRGATFRDCEKGTGWFRISR from the coding sequence ATGAAAAAATGTACAGCAAATGATTTGAAGGCCTTCTTCACTGAGTCTGAAGGGAGAAGCAGGCTGGATTTATCCAATATTCAGGTAGAAAAGGTCAATATGACAGGCTGGAGCCTGGAAAAGGTTGATTTTTCCTATTCTATTTTTGAGCATTGCAGCTTTAACGACGTCACACTTGAGCAATCAAGCATTGAAAATGCATTGTTTGTGGAATGCAAATTCCATAGAACCAATTTTAAAAAGGCAAATATGAGGGGCGCTACCTTTAGAGATTGTGAAAAAGGGACTGGTTGGTTTCGGATATCCAGATAA
- a CDS encoding MFS transporter — translation MKYSKKAALYMLMFNMFITFSAIGLIVPVMPEYLKTFGAAGQALGFIIAIMALAQFIFSPVAGNLSDRHGRKNLIILGLFINGLSQIGFGLSSELWLLYLCRFFTGVGSAFIVPPVMAYAADITTHQERGKAMGWLGAAISLGFMIGPGIGGFLSNVSLHFPFYFGGSATIVAGILSFMVLPSIKPVTKDLKKGENILQQMARSIKTSYFVLLIVVFVFSFGISNYQSTLTMFLTYKFNYTPSDIAIVMTVGGFAGVIVQGFAINKLFKRFGEMKIILFNLLVAAISLYGLLFVSSFYIIILMATVFTTATTLIRPAVNTLISLTAGDEQGFAAGMNNSYMSLGNMVGPALAGTLFDWHLSIPFTFGAVILLGCFILTYLWAKRTAARKQQVAS, via the coding sequence ATGAAATACTCAAAAAAAGCAGCACTTTATATGTTAATGTTCAATATGTTCATCACCTTTAGTGCAATTGGACTGATTGTCCCTGTCATGCCTGAATACCTGAAAACCTTTGGCGCCGCTGGGCAGGCACTGGGCTTTATTATTGCGATTATGGCTTTAGCTCAATTTATCTTTTCACCAGTTGCCGGGAATTTATCGGATCGCCATGGGCGTAAAAATTTAATCATCCTGGGCCTCTTCATTAATGGACTTTCACAAATTGGCTTTGGGCTTTCCTCCGAGCTCTGGTTACTTTATTTATGCCGGTTTTTTACAGGTGTCGGCTCTGCCTTTATTGTTCCTCCTGTGATGGCCTATGCGGCGGATATCACCACCCATCAAGAACGCGGGAAAGCGATGGGCTGGTTAGGCGCCGCTATTTCGTTAGGATTTATGATCGGACCTGGTATTGGCGGCTTTCTATCCAATGTTAGCCTCCACTTTCCATTCTATTTCGGAGGCTCTGCGACCATCGTGGCTGGAATCCTATCGTTCATGGTCCTGCCATCCATCAAACCAGTAACAAAGGATTTGAAAAAAGGAGAAAATATTCTCCAGCAAATGGCTCGTTCCATTAAAACAAGCTACTTTGTTCTATTAATTGTTGTGTTTGTGTTTTCCTTCGGAATTTCCAACTATCAATCTACGTTAACGATGTTTTTAACCTATAAATTTAACTATACACCAAGTGACATTGCCATTGTGATGACAGTGGGAGGCTTTGCCGGTGTGATTGTTCAAGGGTTTGCCATTAATAAATTATTCAAACGCTTTGGTGAAATGAAGATTATCTTATTTAATCTACTTGTTGCTGCCATCAGTCTGTATGGCTTATTATTTGTCAGCAGCTTCTATATCATCATCCTAATGGCTACCGTATTCACAACGGCTACCACGTTAATCCGTCCGGCCGTCAATACGTTAATTTCGTTAACAGCTGGTGATGAACAAGGCTTTGCTGCCGGTATGAACAACTCCTATATGAGCTTAGGAAACATGGTTGGCCCAGCGTTAGCAGGTACCTTATTTGACTGGCATCTAAGCATTCCCTTCACATTTGGTGCCGTGATTCTACTAGGTTGCTTTATTCTCACCTATCTTTGGGCAAAAAGGACTGCCGCCCGGAAGCAGCAGGTCGCTTCGTAG
- a CDS encoding HD domain-containing protein has translation MDKERLKRQIDFIVEIDQLKRIMRRSRIIGDTKDDTLWENSAEHSWHIAMLAMVLSDYADEMVDAVKVMKMALVHDIVEIDAGDTFAYDQAGNLDKAEREGKAASRIFGLLPDDQRDEMMELWREFEEGKTNEAQFAAALDFLQPLLQNYYTEGYSWKLNKVTADRVLARNEAATHNSQAIKEFIDWLLHDAIEKGYLPDKY, from the coding sequence ATGGATAAGGAAAGGCTGAAACGTCAGATAGACTTTATCGTTGAAATCGATCAGTTAAAACGAATCATGCGACGGAGTCGGATTATTGGGGATACAAAGGATGATACGCTATGGGAAAATTCAGCGGAGCACTCTTGGCATATTGCGATGCTTGCCATGGTATTGAGTGATTATGCCGATGAAATGGTTGATGCTGTAAAGGTGATGAAGATGGCACTGGTCCATGATATCGTGGAAATTGATGCAGGAGATACATTTGCTTATGATCAGGCAGGGAATCTTGATAAGGCAGAACGGGAGGGAAAGGCGGCTTCGCGCATTTTTGGTCTATTGCCCGATGATCAGCGTGATGAAATGATGGAGCTTTGGCGCGAGTTTGAGGAAGGAAAAACGAACGAAGCCCAATTTGCGGCGGCATTAGACTTCCTGCAGCCCTTGCTGCAAAATTATTATACAGAGGGCTATTCCTGGAAATTGAACAAGGTTACCGCTGATCGTGTTCTTGCCCGAAACGAAGCAGCAACGCATAACTCACAGGCCATCAAGGAGTTCATTGACTGGCTCCTACACGATGCCATTGAAAAAGGGTATTTGCCTGACAAGTATTAG
- a CDS encoding sugar O-acetyltransferase, which translates to MKSEKEKMLAGEMYDPADTVLLKDREEARRKVRFYNQTLETEGEKRTKMLKELLGLTGEHIYIEPNIRFDYGYNTYVGENFYANFDCTILDVCEVRFGDNCMLAPGVQIYTATHPLHPGERNSGKEYAKSITIGNNVWIGGSAIINPGVTVGDNAVIASGAVVTKDVPANVVVGGNPAKIIKQIEG; encoded by the coding sequence ATGAAATCAGAGAAAGAAAAAATGTTGGCTGGGGAAATGTATGATCCTGCAGACACAGTATTATTAAAGGATCGTGAAGAAGCTAGACGAAAGGTGAGGTTCTATAATCAAACGCTAGAAACCGAAGGTGAAAAGCGAACTAAAATGTTAAAGGAATTACTCGGCTTAACGGGTGAGCATATCTATATCGAGCCCAATATCCGCTTTGATTATGGCTATAATACATATGTAGGAGAAAACTTTTATGCAAACTTTGATTGTACGATTTTAGATGTTTGTGAGGTCCGCTTTGGGGACAATTGCATGCTCGCTCCGGGAGTCCAAATCTATACCGCTACACATCCACTTCATCCAGGTGAACGCAACTCAGGAAAGGAATATGCGAAATCAATTACGATTGGAAACAATGTGTGGATAGGGGGAAGTGCCATTATCAACCCAGGCGTAACGGTGGGAGATAATGCCGTAATCGCATCAGGTGCCGTCGTAACGAAGGACGTTCCAGCTAATGTAGTAGTAGGAGGCAATCCAGCAAAAATTATTAAACAAATAGAGGGCTAG
- a CDS encoding ABC-2 transporter permease translates to MFQLMLKDFHTQRKVAYFIPLLLLTYLLTLGKEVSGDNPIIEHLIFGLSIACIAYFMMMYSNFNLGESERMQNRLLLSLPIERKTVINAKYAMIFAWWLISFISYSLLVVILKQLFHMSITLSFDLKVMFLSLCFAYLLCSIFYPIYYKFGYRVSSLIGILFFFVVTSGFGKLLTIKTSLTSIVVEHPFLSVAILSFAFTLLSYLVSTRIYSKADF, encoded by the coding sequence ATGTTCCAGTTAATGTTAAAGGATTTCCACACACAAAGAAAAGTCGCCTATTTTATTCCGCTTCTACTATTAACCTATTTGCTCACGTTGGGGAAGGAAGTCAGTGGTGACAATCCCATTATTGAGCATTTGATTTTCGGCTTAAGCATCGCCTGCATAGCCTATTTTATGATGATGTATTCCAATTTTAATTTAGGCGAAAGCGAGCGGATGCAAAATAGACTTTTGCTTAGCCTGCCCATTGAGAGAAAGACCGTCATTAATGCTAAATATGCTATGATCTTCGCATGGTGGCTCATCTCGTTTATTTCCTATAGCTTATTGGTGGTTATTCTTAAACAGCTTTTTCACATGTCTATTACTCTATCATTTGATCTAAAGGTCATGTTTCTATCCCTTTGCTTTGCTTATTTATTGTGTTCTATTTTTTATCCGATTTACTATAAATTTGGCTATCGAGTATCCAGCTTAATTGGAATCCTCTTCTTTTTCGTGGTGACAAGCGGATTTGGTAAGCTACTGACCATCAAAACCAGCTTGACATCGATTGTGGTGGAGCATCCCTTCCTTTCGGTTGCGATTCTCTCCTTTGCTTTCACGCTACTATCCTATCTCGTCTCGACACGGATTTATTCGAAGGCTGATTTTTAG
- a CDS encoding ABC transporter ATP-binding protein translates to MNYILELKNVSKVYNDFALDDVSFSLQRGFIMGFIGPNGSGKSTTIRCMMDLAHIDSGDIHMFGVPFHKHVKDLKQRIGFVYDQDVFFEDLTVERNKQIISSFYKQWDDQVFYRYIESFQVPLHKPVKALSKGTKMKFALAVALSHHAELIIMDEPTSGLDPVFRKELLDILLEIIQDERKAIFFSTHITTDLEQVADYITFILNGKIILSEETETLLDEYVLVKGVKRLKERIEQLQPIMLKETSLGFEALLETRKTQQLETQSDLRFERPTLEEIMYYFVKSQKA, encoded by the coding sequence ATGAATTACATTTTAGAATTAAAGAATGTCAGTAAGGTTTACAATGATTTCGCGCTGGATGATGTAAGCTTTTCCCTTCAAAGAGGCTTTATCATGGGTTTTATTGGACCCAATGGGTCAGGAAAAAGCACTACGATTAGATGCATGATGGACTTGGCTCATATCGATAGCGGTGACATTCATATGTTTGGGGTTCCTTTTCATAAACATGTGAAGGACTTAAAACAGCGGATTGGCTTTGTTTATGATCAGGATGTCTTTTTTGAAGATCTGACCGTGGAGAGAAACAAACAAATTATCTCTTCCTTTTATAAGCAATGGGATGATCAAGTTTTCTATCGATACATTGAAAGCTTCCAAGTTCCACTTCATAAGCCTGTTAAAGCCTTATCAAAGGGAACGAAAATGAAATTTGCCTTGGCCGTTGCCCTATCCCATCATGCAGAGCTGATTATTATGGATGAACCCACCTCAGGCCTTGACCCTGTTTTTAGAAAAGAACTCTTGGATATTTTGCTGGAGATTATTCAGGACGAAAGAAAGGCCATCTTCTTTTCCACCCATATTACGACAGATTTAGAGCAGGTAGCCGACTATATCACCTTCATCCTGAATGGAAAAATTATTTTGTCTGAGGAAACAGAGACCTTATTAGACGAGTATGTGCTCGTTAAAGGTGTGAAAAGGCTGAAGGAAAGGATTGAACAACTGCAGCCGATTATGCTGAAGGAAACCTCGCTAGGGTTTGAAGCTTTGCTTGAAACGCGTAAAACACAACAGTTGGAAACTCAATCTGACCTACGCTTTGAACGCCCAACCCTTGAGGAAATTATGTATTATTTTGTCAAATCACAAAAAGCTTGA
- a CDS encoding GntR family transcriptional regulator has translation MDIILLNTSDLPIYQQIKDQIIEQIMKGELTEGEQLPSIRSLAKELKISVITTKRAYEELEKEGYIDSVVGKGSFVSYRSKDLLKEKQLEMMEVKLRGIVNDSKKYDISLNQLMEIVERLYKEE, from the coding sequence ATGGACATTATTCTTTTAAATACCTCTGATTTACCGATTTATCAGCAAATCAAGGATCAAATCATCGAGCAGATTATGAAGGGAGAGTTGACGGAGGGTGAACAGCTTCCCTCGATTAGAAGTCTCGCAAAGGAATTAAAAATAAGCGTCATCACGACGAAGCGGGCCTATGAGGAATTAGAAAAGGAAGGCTATATAGATTCTGTTGTGGGAAAAGGGTCCTTCGTTTCCTATCGAAGCAAGGATCTATTAAAGGAAAAACAGCTGGAAATGATGGAAGTCAAGCTAAGAGGCATTGTAAATGATAGCAAAAAATACGACATTTCCCTTAATCAATTAATGGAGATTGTTGAAAGGCTCTACAAGGAGGAATGA
- a CDS encoding DUF3231 family protein, whose translation MMENGKQIRITSTELAQLWAQYMNDSASICILTYFLKKAEDTEIQSVIEYALSLSNEHIEKLTPLFKEEKYAIPKGFKLEEDVNLDAPRLFSDTYVLNFLHQMSMVGLTTYSASLSASSRADITDHYMECISETMQLYKKSKDLLLSKGLYIRSPYLPNLEHNDFVHEQRFVWDIVGEKRPLIASEITNLFANIQRNALGAATLAGFCQVAQDKQVKQFLVRGIEIAKKHIKLFGKKFEDSYLPVPTTWATEVTASTEYTFSDNLMMFFTSALIGLSIGYYGTGVAQSPRVDIGIMYNRLMVEIQLYSEDGSNIMIKNRWLEQPPIASDRDELAKANLKK comes from the coding sequence ATGATGGAGAATGGGAAGCAAATACGGATTACCTCGACAGAATTGGCCCAGCTGTGGGCGCAATATATGAATGATAGTGCAAGTATTTGTATACTTACATACTTTTTAAAAAAAGCTGAGGACACAGAGATTCAGTCTGTTATTGAATATGCCTTAAGTCTTTCCAATGAGCATATTGAAAAACTTACTCCTCTATTTAAAGAGGAGAAGTATGCTATTCCCAAGGGTTTTAAACTAGAGGAGGATGTCAATTTAGACGCTCCAAGATTATTCTCGGACACTTATGTATTGAACTTTTTACATCAGATGTCGATGGTCGGTTTGACAACCTATTCGGCAAGCCTATCGGCGTCAAGCAGAGCTGACATCACAGATCATTATATGGAATGTATTTCTGAGACCATGCAGCTTTATAAAAAGTCTAAGGATTTACTGTTGTCAAAAGGTCTTTATATTAGGTCTCCATACCTGCCGAACCTAGAGCATAATGATTTTGTGCACGAGCAGAGATTTGTCTGGGATATTGTCGGCGAAAAGCGGCCATTAATTGCATCTGAGATTACTAATTTATTTGCTAACATCCAGAGAAATGCATTAGGGGCAGCTACCTTAGCCGGTTTTTGTCAGGTTGCTCAGGATAAGCAAGTCAAACAATTCCTTGTCAGAGGGATTGAAATTGCTAAAAAGCATATTAAATTATTTGGCAAAAAATTCGAAGACAGCTATCTTCCAGTTCCCACTACTTGGGCCACGGAGGTTACGGCTAGTACAGAGTATACTTTTTCAGATAATCTAATGATGTTTTTTACATCTGCTTTAATTGGCTTAAGCATCGGTTATTATGGAACAGGTGTCGCCCAAAGTCCAAGAGTGGATATTGGCATTATGTATAACAGATTAATGGTTGAAATCCAACTCTATTCTGAGGATGGCTCTAATATTATGATTAAAAACAGGTGGCTGGAGCAGCCTCCGATTGCATCGGACAGAGACGAGTTAGCCAAGGCGAATCTGAAAAAGTGA
- a CDS encoding PaaI family thioesterase: protein MEERKGKAIQDIYPDDFAWCYGCGRLNQDGHHLRTSWQDDKTVTVFTPESKYMGIPGFIYGGLMASLIDCHGTGSASLALHRKNGNEIGDGSEPPRFVTATLNVEFLKPTPQDVPLKAIGTVEEIHPKRWKVLTEVYANDILCARGEVVAVVMPSTFLK from the coding sequence ATGGAGGAAAGAAAAGGAAAAGCGATACAGGATATCTATCCTGATGATTTCGCGTGGTGCTATGGCTGTGGTCGGCTAAATCAAGATGGTCACCACCTACGGACAAGCTGGCAGGATGATAAGACGGTGACCGTCTTTACACCTGAATCAAAGTATATGGGAATTCCGGGTTTTATCTATGGCGGACTCATGGCCTCCTTAATTGACTGTCATGGGACAGGATCTGCGTCATTAGCTTTACATCGTAAAAATGGGAACGAAATTGGCGATGGCTCCGAGCCACCAAGGTTTGTTACGGCCACGCTCAATGTGGAATTCCTGAAACCCACTCCACAGGATGTTCCGCTAAAAGCAATTGGCACTGTCGAAGAAATACACCCAAAACGCTGGAAGGTCCTTACAGAGGTATATGCCAATGATATTCTATGTGCTCGTGGTGAGGTCGTTGCTGTCGTCATGCCAAGTACCTTTTTGAAGTAA